One part of the Thermococcus sp. JdF3 genome encodes these proteins:
- a CDS encoding DUF257 family protein — protein MAAHAVDSILFGLRPGETVLIEYSAVSSPELLLYLVCRRCMARGTPLLIDDISDAFAESVIRLDLMGLELEGLRNVPVIKIGGSRDIGSVFGRVEVDKYFLDFRYYTEIYKKIVPEEVVFNPVLGIHKLFIALDRHEVIRLIRNISTFVGKKSRVALYFLNRDIVERYSPELLSFFEETASTVLRWDFEGGKYRLRVVKAANSSIVGSTVSLSFKDISRQ, from the coding sequence ATGGCCGCTCACGCTGTGGACTCGATTCTTTTCGGACTTAGGCCAGGTGAGACAGTCCTCATCGAGTACAGTGCGGTTTCCTCCCCCGAGCTCCTCCTTTACCTGGTCTGCCGCAGGTGCATGGCCCGGGGGACACCGCTCCTGATCGACGATATCTCCGATGCCTTCGCGGAGAGCGTCATCCGCCTGGACCTCATGGGGCTGGAGCTTGAGGGCCTCAGGAATGTCCCGGTTATAAAGATTGGAGGTAGCAGGGACATCGGAAGCGTCTTCGGGAGGGTGGAGGTGGATAAGTACTTCCTCGATTTTAGGTATTACACCGAGATCTACAAGAAGATAGTCCCCGAGGAGGTTGTTTTCAATCCTGTCCTTGGAATCCACAAGCTCTTTATCGCCCTTGATCGGCACGAGGTCATACGGCTGATCCGCAACATCTCGACCTTCGTCGGGAAGAAGAGCCGCGTGGCGCTGTACTTCCTCAACCGGGACATCGTGGAGAGGTACTCCCCGGAGCTGCTCTCGTTCTTTGAGGAGACTGCCAGCACGGTGCTCCGGTGGGATTTCGAGGGCGGCAAATACAGGCTCCGGGTCGTCAAGGCCGCGAACAGCTCTATCGTGGGCTCCACGGTCTCCCTGAGCTTCAAAGACATATCGAGACAGTAG
- a CDS encoding TldD/PmbA family protein, translating into MIDELIGILERENVEWELYWERGRGGSFRIERERLERSQRKFHSGIGLRIGYRGKLGFSYITGLAHDRETLENFVKRTIKLARISEVPFAGFPSGGKPRPVGGLYDRLIDEIPFEDAHALAGDFASRMAELKGEGITLSGSLAFGVNTYGVANSNGVFLEERSTGMSVSAYAVRGGGRTGTGSYYQSYRSLQPFEELERAITLAIEEAELSGAAGKLGGYSGALVLEPEAFGAILGILLENLYGDSVYFGRSRFSRPGEPATAGGLTLIDDPSLEGFPGSYSFDGEGTPSRRTVLVEDGVLKSFLLDHTYASFLGMESTGNAVRDFRTMPHIGTSNLLVRPGGESLRDFEGVVVKKVFGEHTANPVSGDFSLTVELGYVVRNGELQPFRDNMLVGNAFEVLRSILAVGRETVRRGSFVSPRVLTVARIV; encoded by the coding sequence ATGATAGATGAACTTATTGGAATCCTCGAGCGCGAGAACGTGGAGTGGGAGCTTTACTGGGAGAGGGGCAGGGGAGGCTCCTTCAGGATAGAGCGCGAGAGACTGGAGCGCTCCCAGAGAAAGTTCCATTCGGGGATAGGCCTCCGCATCGGCTACAGGGGCAAACTCGGTTTCTCCTACATCACGGGACTCGCCCACGACCGTGAAACGCTTGAAAATTTTGTGAAAAGAACGATAAAGCTCGCGAGGATAAGCGAGGTGCCCTTTGCGGGATTCCCCTCAGGGGGAAAGCCGCGCCCCGTCGGTGGACTCTACGACAGGCTCATCGACGAGATTCCCTTTGAAGACGCCCACGCCCTAGCGGGCGACTTTGCGTCCAGGATGGCGGAGCTTAAGGGCGAGGGAATTACCCTCTCCGGCTCGCTGGCTTTCGGCGTCAACACCTACGGCGTTGCGAACTCGAACGGTGTTTTCCTCGAGGAGCGCTCCACTGGAATGAGCGTTTCCGCCTACGCGGTCAGGGGCGGCGGGAGAACGGGAACCGGCTCATACTATCAGTCGTACCGCTCGCTTCAGCCATTTGAGGAGCTTGAGCGGGCTATAACCCTTGCCATCGAGGAGGCGGAGCTGAGCGGCGCCGCCGGAAAGCTTGGGGGATACTCCGGCGCGCTGGTTCTTGAGCCCGAGGCATTTGGGGCGATTCTGGGGATTCTGCTTGAGAACCTCTACGGCGACAGCGTTTACTTCGGCAGGAGCAGATTCTCGCGGCCCGGTGAGCCTGCGACCGCCGGAGGGCTTACCCTCATCGACGACCCCTCCCTCGAGGGATTCCCTGGGAGCTACTCCTTCGACGGTGAGGGGACTCCTTCCAGAAGGACGGTTCTCGTTGAGGATGGCGTGCTGAAGTCCTTCCTCCTCGACCACACGTACGCTTCGTTTCTGGGCATGGAGAGCACGGGCAACGCGGTTCGGGACTTCAGAACCATGCCCCACATAGGGACGAGCAACCTGCTGGTCAGGCCTGGAGGGGAGAGCCTCCGCGACTTCGAGGGGGTTGTGGTTAAGAAGGTTTTCGGCGAGCACACCGCCAACCCCGTCAGCGGCGACTTCTCCCTGACGGTTGAGCTGGGATACGTCGTGAGGAACGGGGAGCTTCAGCCCTTCAGGGACAACATGCTTGTAGGAAACGCCTTCGAGGTTCTGCGGTCAATCCTCGCCGTTGGGCGGGAGACGGTTCGCAGGGGATCCTTCGTCTCTCCGAGAGTCCTGACGGTGGCCAGAATAGTGTGA
- a CDS encoding ferritin family protein: MVTKMAIDVGIIQDVEILLKNLNGYELLSYAICNEKCGAESYEWLARRVEGMLADEFLQLAGEKRKHAVQMMGLFERLYPGMRPLEFNAPPLDTLPVCDEMMGVGDVENALALALISEAIGRDIYRKLQRMAGDEEVAALFGELAAIKENAYERLLRLYGELTSSPQWGEIPLRRWQNTF; the protein is encoded by the coding sequence ATGGTGACGAAAATGGCGATAGATGTTGGTATTATACAAGATGTGGAGATTCTGCTGAAGAACCTGAACGGGTACGAGCTCCTCAGCTACGCCATATGCAACGAGAAGTGCGGGGCCGAGAGCTACGAGTGGCTGGCCAGGCGCGTTGAAGGAATGCTTGCCGACGAGTTCCTGCAGCTGGCGGGGGAGAAGAGGAAGCACGCGGTCCAGATGATGGGACTGTTCGAACGGCTTTATCCCGGTATGAGACCGCTGGAGTTCAACGCCCCTCCCCTGGACACCCTGCCGGTGTGTGATGAGATGATGGGGGTGGGGGACGTTGAAAACGCCCTGGCACTGGCCCTGATCTCCGAGGCGATAGGCAGGGATATATACAGAAAACTCCAGCGGATGGCGGGCGATGAGGAGGTTGCGGCGCTCTTCGGGGAACTGGCCGCAATAAAGGAAAACGCCTACGAGCGGCTTCTCCGGCTGTACGGCGAGCTTACGTCCTCCCCGCAGTGGGGGGAAATACCACTGCGGAGGTGGCAGAATACCTTTTAA
- a CDS encoding TldD/PmbA family protein: MEELVRKAGELAGRYGIPYYEIRITRVTAAHLGMQNGQLEELSLNTEMGIGVRAFNGAWGFSSANDMRRAEDAIKTAMKIARLSRGKSEIYLGDPVTDRAVIGVKKPFTEVDIEDKLALVKEIDSLLRGDAISSRRVHYGDGLKETFYFNSLGSEIETVTPRLRIALSVTARENGEMQGYWKSFGGTAGWELMEGIDFSLWADRIKEKAVSLLHARSPPSGEFDVIMDPELTGVFIHEALGHAAEADAVKNGDSILAGRLGERIAVEELTVVDDPTLPGRFGSYAYDDEGIRARRVEIIRDGVLVNYLNDRETSALLGLEPNGHGRAQGYNYQPLVRMSNTYVEPGDWSFEEMVEEVKNGLYMVGDKGGEVDTAGGTFTFGAREGYVIENGEVKEMVRDVALSGSILDVLKNIRAIGNDLKVDFPGYCGKGQWVPVDDGGPHVLTRALVGGLR, encoded by the coding sequence ATGGAGGAACTGGTGAGAAAGGCCGGGGAACTGGCGGGACGTTACGGTATACCATATTATGAGATTAGGATAACCCGTGTCACTGCAGCCCATCTCGGCATGCAGAACGGCCAGCTTGAGGAGCTTTCCCTAAACACCGAGATGGGCATAGGGGTGAGGGCCTTCAACGGCGCCTGGGGTTTCTCCAGCGCGAACGACATGAGACGGGCGGAGGACGCTATAAAAACGGCAATGAAAATTGCGAGGCTCTCAAGAGGGAAATCGGAGATTTACCTCGGTGACCCCGTGACGGACAGGGCGGTGATCGGTGTTAAAAAGCCCTTCACGGAGGTCGACATCGAGGACAAGCTCGCCCTGGTGAAGGAGATCGATTCCCTTCTGAGAGGGGATGCCATCTCAAGCAGGCGCGTCCACTACGGGGACGGCCTCAAGGAGACCTTCTACTTCAACTCCCTGGGAAGCGAGATAGAGACGGTGACCCCTCGCCTTCGAATCGCCCTCTCGGTTACCGCCAGGGAGAACGGCGAGATGCAGGGCTACTGGAAGAGCTTCGGCGGGACGGCTGGCTGGGAGCTGATGGAGGGAATAGACTTCTCCCTGTGGGCGGACCGCATCAAGGAAAAGGCGGTCTCCCTCCTCCACGCCCGCTCGCCGCCCTCGGGCGAGTTCGATGTGATAATGGACCCTGAGCTTACCGGAGTCTTCATCCACGAGGCCCTCGGTCACGCCGCCGAGGCGGACGCCGTCAAGAACGGCGACAGCATACTCGCGGGCAGGCTGGGGGAGAGAATAGCCGTTGAGGAGCTCACGGTCGTTGACGACCCGACGCTGCCCGGCAGGTTTGGCTCCTACGCCTACGACGACGAGGGCATCAGGGCGAGGCGCGTCGAGATAATCCGGGACGGGGTATTGGTGAACTACCTTAACGACCGTGAGACGAGCGCGCTCCTCGGTCTCGAGCCGAACGGCCACGGGAGGGCGCAGGGCTACAACTACCAGCCCCTCGTGAGGATGAGCAACACCTACGTTGAGCCCGGCGACTGGAGCTTTGAGGAGATGGTCGAGGAGGTTAAGAACGGCCTCTACATGGTCGGCGACAAGGGCGGCGAGGTTGATACCGCCGGCGGCACCTTCACCTTCGGCGCGAGGGAGGGTTATGTAATTGAAAACGGCGAGGTGAAGGAGATGGTTCGCGATGTGGCCCTGTCCGGGAGCATACTCGACGTCCTGAAAAACATCCGCGCCATCGGGAACGACCTGAAGGTCGATTTTCCGGGCTACTGCGGCAAGGGGCAGTGGGTTCCGGTTGACGACGGCGGCCCGCACGTCCTTACGAGGGCTCTGGTGGGCGGGCTTCGCTGA
- a CDS encoding metalloregulator ArsR/SmtB family transcription factor, with the protein MERRNEILETITDKPGITFRELARELGIGIGDLQYHLRKLEKEGRIFSRKVGKRRYLFPKGFEEKAQRLLIAISTETRRRILLLLMEGPKNQKDMARSLGLSQPTVSYHMNELIKLGVVTAEKESRSIIYTLSYDPELIARLIKEYRPSLWEKLADNLIDLLTSVGDGE; encoded by the coding sequence ATGGAGAGGCGTAACGAGATACTCGAAACTATCACGGACAAGCCGGGGATAACCTTCCGGGAGCTGGCAAGGGAGCTCGGGATAGGAATAGGCGACCTCCAGTACCATCTCCGAAAACTCGAGAAGGAGGGCAGGATATTCTCCAGGAAGGTGGGAAAGAGGCGCTACCTGTTCCCGAAGGGCTTTGAGGAGAAGGCGCAGAGGCTGCTCATAGCAATATCCACTGAGACCAGGAGAAGGATACTACTGCTCCTCATGGAGGGGCCGAAGAACCAGAAGGACATGGCGAGGAGCCTTGGACTCAGCCAGCCGACGGTGAGCTACCACATGAACGAACTGATAAAGCTCGGTGTCGTGACAGCGGAGAAGGAAAGCAGGAGCATCATATACACCCTCTCCTACGATCCCGAGCTGATAGCAAGGCTGATAAAGGAGTACCGGCCGAGCCTGTGGGAGAAGCTGGCCGACAACCTGATAGACCTGCTGACGAGCGTGGGTGATGGAGAATGA